In Leptodactylus fuscus isolate aLepFus1 chromosome 2, aLepFus1.hap2, whole genome shotgun sequence, one genomic interval encodes:
- the LOC142193901 gene encoding twist-related protein 2-like → MKEEGTCPDSPEGSLVTSEEEAERQQRKAIRKRTVLVGKGAEGRVPLSPPCKRNKRSPQIDTFEDVHTQRIIANVRERQRTQSLNDAFAELRKIIPTLPSDKLSKIQTLKLASRYIDFLYQVLQSDELDHKIASCNYLAHERLSYAFSVWRMEGAWSMSASH, encoded by the coding sequence ATGAAAGAAGAAGGAACCTGCCCTGATTCCCCTGAAGGCAGCCTGGTAACCAGCGAAGAGGAGGCTGAGCGCCAACAGAGGAAGGCCATACGTAAACGCACAGTGCTAGTAGGCAAAGGTGCTGAGGGGAGGGTGCCCCTTTCACCTCCATGCAAGCGTAACAAAAGGAGCCCCCAAATAGATACGTTTGAGGATGTACACACACAGAGAATCATTGCCAACGTGAGAGAGCGGCAGCGCACACAGTCCCTAAACGACGCCTTTGCAGAGCTCAGAAAGATCATTCCTACGTTGCCATCCGATAAGCTAAGCAAAATACAGACCCTGAAGTTGGCTTCTCGCTATATTGATTTCCTGTACCAAGTCTTGCAGAGCGATGAGCTGGACCACAAGATTGCCAGTTGTAACTACCTTGCCCATGAAAGACTCAGCTACGCCTTCTCTGTGTGGAGAATGGAAGGTGCCTGGTCCATGTCTGCATCCCACTGA